The window gcagttgtgagctcggggtctgtccgcagcccaacatgactgtactcctactctataataaagagacctctgttgctgtgatattctgtcttcctgtgataccagctcTATTTCCTGGGATTGGTATcggttaacaggttaatttggagcgtcacagGCTGGTTCCgttcggggctagttcggggcgtgacataaGTGAAAACTGATggttggatttttattttttcctcaTAATTTCTATAATTTGTTAGAGTGCCACATGACGATATAGGAGTGTTCGTAGGAGCCacatggcggtttaggagcgtttgtaggaagtttaatggacttttagtatataatagatagatggcaTTATTGGTATGACCTTAGGAACATCCTCCTTTACCTGCTTTTTATCATTCTCCTTGTTCTTGTTTTTGTTCCTTTTCTTCTCAGCAAGATCCTCTTCTATCTCCCTTTCAATTTGCTCCACATATGAATCATACTGAACCAGAGGTTGCTCAAGAATCCGTATCATGGAGCTCAGACTGTGCACCCACCCTGAACCTGGACTCAGGCACTTCTGCAGTCGGCGAGCGCGCTTCTCCAAGAAGATCTTTGTCAGGTTTCCGTCCACGTTCATCCGATCCTCATTTCCGAACAGCACAACATCACTCAAAAAACAGGCTTTTCCACTGCCAGCAGAAGGATCCTCGAGGAGATTGAGGACCCGAGATGcgacctcgacgacggcggtgttCGTCGGAGCGCAGGTCAGTGTCCTGTGGTTCTTGACCAGCATTGCCCACAGGAGCGTGCTGATGGTCTTCGTCTTCCCTGTCCCGGGAGGACCCCAGATCAGGCGCACGGAAGAGCTCCGCTGCTGCATCGCTGACACACAGTCTAGTACTGCCACCTTTTGCGACTTGTTGAGCTTGAAATCTTCAAGGCCACCAAGTGCTCTGTCCGGTAGATGTAAAGGCAGTTCTGAAGAATATGAACATTCTTGGCCGACCTGCCGTAAGAATTAAAGAACATGCATAAGCACCAAATTGCATGCAATGGAGCAGATATATTACATGGTAATGCATACCTTTGGATTGCAATTTACTATCATCCGAATGATGTCAGTGTTCCTGACACTAGCAACCACCGCATCCAGTTCACTCCATATGCGATTGTACGTCGTCATGTTGATCAGGAACACCGCGAAGAGAGACGATTCCAATCCAAACTGCTGCTCAACATGCTTACTTGACAGCCTGACGACGGTGTTGCCTTCAGCATCCTCGGCTTTGAGCACCGAGGCAATCACCAAGGGCTTCTCACCGCGTCCCAGGTCAGAGATGTGCCTCGGTTTCCGATCCGTCAGCAACAGTGTATCCGCCTCCTTTGGGGCGTAAACTTCCTGAAAAATGTCCTTGGGATCAGCTTTATTGGCGAAAAAACTGTATATGAGCTGCTCGTCTGAGCAAAGCTTAATCCTGGTCACTTCAGCTGCTGGCGCATGCTTGATGCCTTCCAGTGCAGAGCAGAGATCAGCACGAGTCTCTTCGATCAGCGGCACGGTGAATGATCCCATGTACTCTTTCAGCGAGGAGAAAATTGTGGGTATTTTCTTAACCTGCATCAAGGCAAGATCATCCGCGAGATAATACTCAGATTACAGCGAGAGAACAAGCTGGATAATGCGATGTACGCTACCATTACAGTGGAAGAGATTGTGTGCAAACTGCAGTTCATGGGATAAATAGttattccctccatttcatattacagGTCATGCAATCTTTTTAAgttgagtaaattttacaaaactacacgttttgtagtccaagttgcagaaaaccacaaacattttgacacttggcacttaagtacatatattttgatagtgtagtttcacaaaaccacactatcaatgaatAGATTCACCCGTGAGATGACGTGACTGTTTCATATAGGACGAGGACATGTCATCCTATTAACAGccatcgcacgaaattaataggatgccacgtcTTCATCCTAAATGGAACGACCATTTCATCTcacgggtgaatccattcatcgatagtgtggttttgtgaaactaaactaccaaaatatatgtacttaaatgccaagtgtcaaaatgtttgtggttttctgcaacttgaaccataaaacatgtagttttgtgaaatttattcttttaagtttgatcaaacttaTACTACCTCCAACACAAAACATATAtactaataaaatatatttaatgttgtatttaatgaaactaatttgatgtaaAAGAtgttaaatttttatataaatttgatcaaacctaaAAAGGTTTACTTATAAtaagaaacggaggaagtaacaatCTACTGCTTGGTTACCTTTTTCTTGAGTAAGTCTTTGTTGAGCACATCTTTGAGGGACCAAGAGAACATCTGCTTCTCCAACTCGCTCTGCGACCACGAACTGTACCTGCCATCTTTTGCCCTTGCGGATCTCGTCCCCGCCCCCTGCTGCACCAgcacgacgtcgtcgtcgtcgctgtcgtagTAGTAGCTCATCGCTACCAGCACGACGTCGTCGTCCGTCCGGCGAGCGAAAACGTTTCTGGCTCCGGTTGGAAGCTTTGCAAGTGTAGGTGATGATCTGATTCTACTTTCTAGGCTGCAGCAATGCGTCGAGGATTTGTAGAGGCACAAGACCGGTGGGATTCCGTCTGCGAATTAATGTTTGAGTTGGGGTGTGTAGGGTCGATCCACCCTTCCGTCTCTCAGTGTGAGTGTGTGACCCATCGTTCTGAGAAGAGAAGCGCATGCGGTTGCATTCGCTAGTGAAAAGGTGAGAGGGTGTTTGGTTTACTAGGAGCCCAACAAGTGAAATGCAATTTACTGATTGTTCAACTGATCGTCTGAGGGTTGTTTTTCTTtatctattataaaagtttaagatgtttttactagaattttggtacgtcatctgtgtTTAAAACGGTTTTAGTTTTATGTTTCGGTTTAATCTATATCTCTACGACAAGAAATTTCCGACTTctgtaaaaaagaaagaaaaagaagtccGACTCAAAAAAAggtaaataaagaaagaaaagaaagtccAACTTAACGAGCGATTTTAAAAAGAAGCTTACATCGTCACTTAACTagcgattaaaaaaaaagcttccgtcgtcgtcagtaaaaaaaaacatctcttGACTAtgtagaaaaaggaaaaaaaatctcccagtaaaaaacaaaaatgttcgtttggtttttttggcaccgatatttttttccttttttctttgcacGCAAAAGAGTTTTTTATATGCACACATTAaggtttttggtttttttttcctttttttaatccgATCTATTCACCGCGCGCCTCTCGGGTACTCTTAGTTTTTTTGGTCAATCTTTTTTATCGCCGGTTTTTTTCTCCCATGCGCTagctttttgtttttctcatcCGGTTTTATAATCTCATCTGTTCACCGCACGCCTTCCGAGGTGAACCCTAGCGCTACGCCACCGCCATATCGATTGTATGTTTTCTCCTCCAATTTGATTGAAAAATCGATTCCTCACTCCTCTCATCATTTTCTCCATGATTTTCCCTTTGATTCGGCTTTAATTGTCGGATTTAATCACTGTTCTACAGGTGCCGATGATGACGGCGATCTTCCTTGGTCATTTTTATCCGAGTTTTACGCTTTGATTTTTGGGTAAAAAGAGTAGATCGAGTGGATTAAAAACCCTCGACCAATTTTGGTTTACCAAGAAAGATTCGGCTGGATTTGATTGGGAGATTTGCTCTAGCAAACGTGTGTGCACAGGATTATCTTCGAGAGGTTGAAGATGGTAATCACATTTGAAAGTTGAAGATGGTAGGGTCGGAAACCGGTAGCAAATACAGAAacattaaattataaaaacatatatttaactttacataagtatgttatatgtatacataaattcaaacttatactatataaattataaattaactccATTTTAGTCATGCACAAAAGTTAGAGATTTGATTGAAGAGTCAATCAATATGTAAGCTATGGGTCAAGTAGAGACATGCCCTATAAATATCGACATATTTAGAAtacggtaattaccatattaCAAGAAACGATAATTTCCACAAGAATACGGTAAATACGGAAATGATCAGTAtaacagcaaaaccatttctgttttcatttccatattttttaccatttccatttttgtttcggtcgattaccatttccatatggctcggccggtagaaagtcgaaaacgaacgccggtcggccgggaattaccgttaccgttttcacccctaatgtAAGGTCATGTAAAGGCTGTGTTCGATTgtggggttcccaacccctctcccgcAGCACACAAAACGAAGCGGAAGtttagcgtataattaattaaatattagctaatgatctataaaataaattaatatttctatagaatattttataaaaaaaatacatcgtgtagcagtttgaaaaatgtaCGCGTGAAAAACAAGTAACTAAAGTTGGAATTCACCAAAGAACACAGAGCTAGAGACTAACCAAGCACTATCATATTCCCAAATTTTAATAGCATAGTAGGTGGATCTAGGAAGGATAAATTTGTCTTTTCCTAACTCAGAGCTTCAGATCTATTTTTGAATTTGGAACTCTACGATACAGGCCCTAATTCACTCATATGTCTTGCACTTCACATTGACTTTTTCACAAAGAGTTAGGacctcatcttttcacttatgcttatacttatgaGCCAAAACTTGAATTTTCCAACTTTAAAATTGAAGCtgatttaaggttttttcatcgaagtttatttttcagcttttacttttagatcactaagaacacatatataaaaattttattcacaaactacttttcatttgcaaatatgccgtttctCTTAAAATCTACGAATAAGCGAAATGATGGGACCGTTAATTTTCTCGTTCTGTGTGTGTTTGGTGTCCTCAATGTCAGCCTCTCACCTTTACTAttctctccgtttcaggttataagacgttttgactttaatcaaagtcaaactgttttaagtttgaccaagtttgtagaaaaaagtagtaacattttcaacccaagataaatttattatgaaaatatattcaattattgatttgatgaaactaatttagtgttatatattactatatttatctataaacttggtttaaCTTGAAATTGACTTTAACCAAattcaaaacgtcttataatggGGTATATTATATGGCAATGCTATAGGGTGGCTAAAAGctaaaagtttcaaattttatttttctacacacatggCTTATGATAAATTAATGGCTGTTGTTTAAACTTAATTGCTCATTTGGAACGTAGGATTTGAAAATTGTAGCAATAAGAAAATTATAGGATTAGAATACCACGTATGGACAAATCCTGCAGGAATTGAAAATATAGGAATCTAGCACATATCACGTTTGGACGGTTCACAAGAATATAACGCTAGGTATCTAATGGAATTAAGAGAGAAAAATAGATAAAGAGAGAAGAACAAGCATTGGACTtcttaaaggaaaaaaaaggtttgAGCTCTTGGTaaaatttcctatagaattAGTGCATAGGATGGTAATCCATATGAAACTGATATACTAAAAAATTCTGTTTCAAACAAAACATATAGAAAAAAGTTCCTAAGATTTAAAATCATTTGAATTTCCTTCAATCCAAAGTTGACTAAAAACTTTTAAAGACCAAAGTATGTCTTAAAAATATCAATTGCGGATGTCAGTGTAGGATCTGCCATGGAGATCGTAAGGTTCCAAGCACTAGTACCGATATTGCAACCATATGAGCAATCATTGAGTCTCCATTAATTTTTTCTGTCATATACTATCTCTAttataaaatatagcaacctctaaaaatacgaatctggacatgaagATTTGTAGTCTAGGATAGGTCTTATCCCATCGTTTAAGTTGCTACATTCTAGAACGAAGGGAATATCTATTAGAAGGGGGCTATAGTTTTGTATAGTTTGTCGGTCCGTCttatcctatatacctatacaagTCATCCCCACTAAGTGCAATTAAAACTAATTTTTTGTTCTGAGAGTAAGCCACGTCACCTTGATTCATTCCAGCCATCGGATTGCACATAAACGTTTGGAtagcaatcaatcaatcaactgGGGATAGCAATCAAAATAAACATTTAGCAACAACTAATTAAAGAGGCCCACCTAGCCATCTCTTAATTTCGAAACATACAGTTGGAATACCAACAGCAACACATGTAGTAGCCCAGCAGTTATAAGCTCTTTAATCTTCCATTGAAGTTATTTTATCTCCTGTAACCGGTGAATCAGATGAACAGTCGGTCTTCATGCCTTTATATACTCTCTATAATTCACTGGGACTTTGTTCTCGATTGATCATCTGTGCTTGGCAGTCTTTCCATGCATCTAGTTGATTTATTTGCCCACTCCTCTGCTCATGCTGATGCTTCAACAGATCAACATGCACAATCCGCTTTGGTCATCTCTCTCTTGCTTGCTTGCTCAtggatttatttttctttttcttactaATATCATTTGTTGTTTAGTTGTAGAatctgaagagaagaaaagaagtagTAGTTTCAAATATTTCTTAACTTTCTGTTCTTTGTGAAGGTTGCAGATCTTATAGAGAGAATTGAAGGGTTGGTGCATTACTATATTCACATACCGGTTGAAATAATaagaacaatttttttttcagttggtTAAAATAAATAAGAATACCTTTTTGTTTCAGTAGGTTATTGACATCTTCGACTGAACTTTTGAAAGTTTCTACTTCATTAAAACTATAGTTTGGAATAAGCAATTACATAGCATCTTTGTGTAATCACGATGACGTATATTGTCTACCATTTTTCTGTCTTGCTACATAGCATAGAACAATctatgttagttttttttttgtaataatAGAACAATCTATGTTAGTACCATTCAATTTATTGCATCTGTGTTCAATTGGCCTTAGTTCTAGTAAAAGGAATTGGCCTTTCACTAGACAATCAGCGTATTCTGTTATGATTCAAATTTCAGTTGCTTATTATTATAACATTGGTGAAGTGTTCAGTGTATAACAATACAATCATTCATACCTAATTTTTTATCTTTATATTACTCTTGTAtttccgcagcaacgcgcggggtgtCATCTAGTTAGATATTCTT of the Oryza sativa Japonica Group chromosome 2, ASM3414082v1 genome contains:
- the LOC4330342 gene encoding helicase SEN1; the encoded protein is MSYYYDSDDDDVVLVQQGAGTRSARAKDGRYSSWSQSELEKQMFSWSLKDVLNKDLLKKKVKKIPTIFSSLKEYMGSFTVPLIEETRADLCSALEGIKHAPAAEVTRIKLCSDEQLIYSFFANKADPKDIFQEVYAPKEADTLLLTDRKPRHISDLGRGEKPLVIASVLKAEDAEGNTVVRLSSKHVEQQFGLESSLFAVFLINMTTYNRIWSELDAVVASVRNTDIIRMIVNCNPKVGQECSYSSELPLHLPDRALGGLEDFKLNKSQKVAVLDCVSAMQQRSSSVRLIWGPPGTGKTKTISTLLWAMLVKNHRTLTCAPTNTAVVEVASRVLNLLEDPSAGSGKACFLSDVVLFGNEDRMNVDGNLTKIFLEKRARRLQKCLSPGSGWVHSLSSMIRILEQPLVQYDSYVEQIEREIEEDLAEKKRNKNKNKENDKKQEIELVSQEDRISQQQRSATTAENFSYMTQALHMLKFFGKLVEPKSEQSLKTLFKLSPDGSISSLFQNFVTYVQDSVSTELKDARAQCLQKLKHLSDHFELPNVFDKRSIEDFLVRNAKSILCTASSSSRLHYLPEASPFDLLVVDEAAQLKECESLIPLQLPGVRHAVLIGYEFQLPALVKSRVCEDAEFGRSLFERLSSLGHPKHLLDVQYRMHPGISKFPVSSFYENKISDGENVLHRDYERKPLAGPMYGSYSFINVDAGKESKGKHDKSLMNPIEVAAVTRIVQRLFKGTHCIMPLHSGMASLSSDSLVCAESVDTGRKLCVGVVSPYKGQVRAIQERLGKAYETHGGFTVKVRSVDGFQGAEEDIIIFSAVRSNTTGSVGFLSNVNRTNVALTRAKHCLWILGNANTLASSKDHLA